AGCAATATCATCGGGTATGGCGGTAATAAAATTGCCTGTAAGGTCGAGTTTGTGCACCTGCGTAAGTTTGGCAAACGCTTCCATATCGGTAAAATTATTATGCTTAAAGGTAACCCGCTTCAGGTCGGCAAGCTTATCAAGCCCCGGAGGCACTGTGTCGAGGTTGTTGTCACTCAGGTTAAGCTCGACAAGGTACGGGTAGCCCTGTATCATATCGAGCGCTTCCGGGAGCAGCGACTTATTATTGGTCACCGATAGTATCACAATGTCCTTCAGCGCTGCAAAGTCTTTGTTGAACCATTGGTTTTCCGACCAGCTCGTCCGCGGCTCGCCATAGCCGTAGCTGCGGAAATCGCGCAGGTTAATGCATTGCAGCACACCGGATATCCCGCCATTGTATAGTGCCAGCACTTTCTCTTTATCTTCTTCGGAATTACCCAGCCTGTGGATGTATTCCTTGTTCAACGGATTGGCAGTGAACCACTCCGTGAGCGTGGCAATGTAGTCTTGGGCTTTTAGCTTATACACGTGCTCCATCGGGTTGGGGTGGCTGTGGTAGTTACTTTCCACAAAATAAGTCTCGTCTTCTGCTAAAGGGCCCAGCTTGTCCTGCAGCATCTGCACGGTGTCCCCTCCCAGGTAATTATGGTGGTATTGGTAGATGGCATTTTCATCATCCCTGTATTTTTTGAATTTTTCCTCACTGGCCGCAAGCATCTTTATTTCCACACGGAAGTCTTTCCCGTATTCAAAAGTGCTAATATCAATAATAAGATACACGCGCTCCTTTGCCGGATTAAGTTCGCTGTAAATGATATAGCCGAACGGTGTGATGTATTCGGGTTGGCGCTCTTTGGAGTTTTCAAAGAATAAGTTTAGGAACGGGAGGTGGGAATGGTTGAGGGGGTGCATTTTGTTGTAATTAGATTGAATTTATTTTCGTATTATATGCTTCAACAAGTTTTAATATAATGGATATACAAAAATGAATCCACCATTAGCGCTTCAAACGTGAGTGGCAATTTTCAGAAAGGGATTGATTCTGAGGTTACAGCAAATGAATATTACAAAATCACTTACTTTTTAACCAAGACATGACACTCGATGCATATAAAATTTTTGAACTTTTAGCTTTGCCACCAAAAAAATCAACTCCAACCATCTCGATTAATTGTTTTGCAGTAATTTTTGGATGAATTTGTAATATTTTATCTATTTTCTCCATTTTAGGTATGACCTTAGCTAACTTTCTCAATAATGCAGCTCGTTCAAGAATATTTAATTTTTTTAATTCCTCTCCAATGGGTGTGAGTACTTTTTCATCATCAATTATACCTAGTAAAATTAAATCCGCCGCGGCCTTGCTCTCGATTCCGGTTGGAATTTTATCTACCGATTTTAATATTTCATTGAAGGTCATTCGTGGTAATGCATTATTTGTAGAAATAGATATTCGAGACCTACCTCTCCCTTTTCGTGGTTCTACAATTTTAGTTTTTATGTCTATTTCTGAAAGCAAAAACCAACTAATCAAATATAATGCATAGGTTTCCCAAGTTTTATCTTGATACTCTTGTTTAAAAGTTTCCTTCAAGACATTTACAATATCATCTTTGGTTATAAAAACTAAATTTCTTCTCTTTAAATTTAAATACGGTGTATAATTTTGAAATTTTTGTGTTATAAATAAAATAAAACCATCATTAGTTATTGCAACATTACCTTTAGATATGCTATAATATTCATCGTTTTTTTGAACTAATCCCAGATTTCGTAATTCAATTAATATATTCTCGAGCGTAGTTTTACCAATTTTTTTTGGATGTCTTTTATGCAATGATTCAATGGTGACTTTCTCATTTTTATCAAAAAGAAGAAAAACCTCTAAACACAAATTCACTCCTTGTCTCAATAGAAAACTCTCACCAATGGGAGGTATAATATTTGTGACTAAGTAATCGCGGAAAATATCCCAATAAATATTATAATTAATCCCAGACTTAATTATTAAACGTTTATGGAGTAAAGAATCCACGACTTTACTATCGATAGACTCACCCACTTCGGAGATTTCGAAAAACTCGCCATCATATGCCTTTTGTGCTATTAGTTTTAAGCCTTTTAATTCATCAGGTTCAATTCGTTCTTTATCCTTTTCAAATAAATCTTTAATATTTAAATTCGACTCAATTAGTTTATCCTTTTTTAATCCTTGCTGAATCTGTTCATAGATATGAATACATAATTTTTTAGTTAACCACGGCAAACCTTGAGAACTCTCTTTAATTCTATTTTTAATTTCTCTATCTAATTTTCCAATCGATTGCTCAAGTTGTTTAATAATTCCATCTATCTCTTTTTCTCCAAATTCTTTAATAATAAACTCTCTTGACTGCTCTTTGGCTTGTTGCCAATAAAAATATGCAGGATCATCGTTTGGAATAAAAAATTCTGACTTCCAAGAAAACCCAACTATAATATTTGGTTTTTTATCTGACACATCACTTAAGAACTTATAAAAAGATTTGAATAAGTCCTTCTTCCTGAATACATCCTCAAATTGATCGAAGATTAGAACTAAATATTTATTTTCCGATTTCAATACCTTTAGATATTCATTAATGCTATCTGAAGTAAGTAAATCGGTAGTGGACGTGAACTCAATAGTTTGATTAAAAAAATTTTGACTTATAAAACCTTGCTCAAAAGCGGAATTAATAATTTTATTAAATGAAAGAGCAACAAAGTTATCCGATAGTGCACTCCTAGTATCTATAGCAACTGTGAAAAATTTATTTTTATAATGCTTATTCCTACATCTTCCCTTTATTTCAAGTAATAAAGAACTTTTACCCCATCCAGATTTACCATTCAGATAAAAAATTCTTTTATGTGACTTATTAGTGTGTATTTCTTTGAAATATTCTAAGATTTGTGTTCTTATAGTGTCTCTTCCGACGAAATGTTTATTTTTAGATGAGGCAGGTAAGTAATCATACCAATTTTCACTTTCTTGGACTTCTGAGATAGTTTCGATTAAATTTTCACTCTCAATTAGATTATGTCTTGGTTCAGAATAACCTTTAGTAATAAAAATTTGTTCGAGTTTATTTATCTCGCTTACTTTAGACGAAATCAAGTCTATAACATTTTTGGTTACCTCGGCTTCATTATTAATCGCATTTATAACAATGAATTTAGTAGGCAGCAAATTGGATTCATTTATTAGATAAATTAAAAAATCTCCCATATAAGTGACAACCAAAACCTTTTTTGAAATGGTGTACGGTTTTAGGCTTTGCAATGGCTCAAAAATCATTTTAGAATTCAGCAGCATTTCTATTATATCTTCCGGTTCAAAAAAAGAAAGATTTTTATATCGCTCATCATTTCGATACTCGACTAATAATCCGCCTGCGTCATACTCTAACTCATTTGTCCTAAAAAAATATCCAAAATCTGCCTTATGATGGAAAACATTTGCGAAAAATGTTCTTAACTCAATTGATGAAACTTTCTCTTTAGCTTTACATTCAACGTATAAAATTTCATCTTTTCTTTGTCTATGCTCCGCAAGTAAATCTAACTCCATACCAGTAAACCTAATATTTTGCTTGATTTTATATTGGTGAGTGGAAAGCAAGTTCCGAATAAGATCCTCGAAACAATTACCTTGTGCCTTATTTGACGAACCTTCTTCTAATATTATTTTTATTTCTGTCTTCAAGGATTTTAGTATTTAATATTAGTGAAATGAGCATTGAATAATTTGTACTTAATTCTTTTCTTTCCGCTGCCCTATAAATCCCCCCACTACAACCACTATCTCCCCTTTCGGCTCTTTCTTAGTAAAATGCGCCAGCACTTCGGCAGCGGTACCGCGAACGGTTTCCTCGTGCAGTTTGCTCAGCTCGCGGGAAACGGAGACAGGGCGGCTTTCGCCAAAGTACTGTACAAATTCGGCAAGTGTCTTTACCAGCTTGTGTGGCGACACGTAGAATATCATGGTGCGGGGTTCTTCGGCTAATGCCAAAAAGCGGGTCTGGCGGCCTTTCTTGTCGGGCAGGAAGCCTTCGAATACGAATTTTTCATTGGGCAGGCCGCTGTTCACCAAGGCAGGTACGAATGCTGTAGCGCCGGGCAGGCATTCAACGGGGATGTTGTTCTCCACACAGGCACGGGTAAGCAGGAATCCGGGATCGGAGATGGCCGGTGTGCCTGCATCGGATATTAGGGCAATGGTCTCGCCATTCTGGATGCGCTGTATGATGCCTTCCACCGTTTTGTGCTCGTTGTGCATGTGGTGGCTGTGCATGTGCGTGCCGATATCAAAATGCTTCAGCAGCTTGGCGCTGGTACGGGTATCCTCGGCAAGTATGAGGTCGGCTTCCTTCAGCACTTTTATGGCGCGGAAGGTCATGTCCTCCAGGTTGCCGATGGGCGTTGGGACGATGTAGAGTTTTGACATTAGCTGAACCTTTTCTCTACCAGCTCCATAAAGCGGGCCTCATATTCTTCCTTGCCGCTCCAGTTGTTATAATCGGGCTTCACAAGGTCCTCGATGAACGCTTTGGCCTCATCGAACGAGTTTTGTGTATTGATCTGCGACACCACGCGGTTCAGGTCTTCGCTGCTGCCCCCGAAAAGGTTCTTTTCAAAAGCAATGCGGTCATTAAGCGCCAGGTTGATCGTCTTCCCGAAGGCATCGTTTACCGGCCTTGGAGCGACAGGTGTGGCAATTGGAGTTGGTGCAGGTGTTTCCGGCTGCGGGTCTTTCTTAGGTTCCCAGGTGCGCCAGTCGTCGGCAGGTTTTTCTTCCGCTGCGGGTTCAGGCTGTTTTGGCTCTTCCTGTTTCGGCTTTTCTTCTTCCGCCGGTTTTGAAGGTTCCCAATTGCGCCAGTCATCGGCTTTTTGCTCTTCCTTTTTCGCTTCTTCGGCTACAGGTTTTGGCTCTTCTTTCTTTTCGTCACCTTTCTTTACAAATTCAGGCTCTTTATAATCGTGGTAATCCTCGAATGTGATCTCTTTCTGCTTTTGCGGTGTTTCCGGCGCAGGTTTCCTTTCGAAGGCAAATTCAATATTTGTCCCTGTATCTTCCGTTTTTGCCGAAGTATCAGGCGCTATCGTTATTACTTCAGCATCGGCAGCTTCCTCTTCCTCTTTTTCGGTGCTCTTATCTTCTTTTTCAAAAACGGCAACAGCACCTTCTTCCATAGCTTTTATCTCGGCTTCGGGCTTTACTACCTCAACTTCCTGTTCCGGTTCCGGTGCTTCTTCTTTCTTCTCTTCCTGTTTGGCTTCAAGAGCAGGAGCTTCTTCTTTAGCAGCTACAGGGATTCCCTGTTCCGGTTTTTCCGTTTCTTCCTTCTCTTTTTCGGCTGCCGGGGCTTCTTCCTTACCCGCCGTTACGCCTTCGCCACTTTCATTTTCCTTATCTTCTTTTTTATCGTTTTTCTCCAACTCTCCCCCTTCGGGGGTTGGGGGGCTTTTCTTCTTCTCTTCCCTGGCTTTTGCCTCAGCAGCCTCTACTTCATTCGCATGCACATGAGGCAGCTCTTCCATACCGTATACTTCTTCCAGTTTTCCTTCTGCCGAAGCATACCCTATAGTAGGCTTCACATCAGCAAAATTGTCTTCCACAAAACGCAGCACCGACAGCTTTTCATATAGTTTGAGCGTCTCGTCCCGGAGTTGATCCAGCTCGGCCCTGTTCTTCAATTTTAATATGCGGTGTGCAATGCTGATGAGCTCGGCTTCTAACTTTTTCTTCATAACTTTTAGGATTACAGGAAGTGGCGCAATACTTTTTTAATAAATTTGTTTTATACAAAGTAACAGAAAATGTTTCTGTTTTACAGCCTGAAAAATACAAAATGTTTCTCGAAAATACAGTAAACCATAAAGAACAATTCGGGTGGATCGAGGTCATCTGCGGGTCGATGTTCTCGGGCAAGACCGAAGAACTGATACGCAGGCTGAAGCGCGCACAATTTGCCAAGCAAAAGATCGAAATCTTCAAGCCGGCCATCGATACCCGCTACCACGAAGAGATGGTGGTGTCGCACGATTCCAACGAGATACGCTCTACGCCTGTAACCTCATCGTCCATGCTGCGTATACTGGCGCAGGGCTGTGACGTGGTGGGCATCGACGAAGCCCAGTTCTTTGACGAGGAAATTGTAGCGGTATGCAACGACCTTGCGAATAACGGCATCCGCGTTATCGTGGCAGGTCTGGATATGGACTTTAAAGGCAATCCTTTCGGACCCATGCCGGCACTTATGGCTACGGCAGAATATGTGACGAAAGTCCACGCTGTATGCACCCGCACCGGCAATCTGGCCAACTACAGCTTTCGCAAAGCCAATAATGACAACCTGGTGCTTTTGGGTGAGACGGAAGAATATGAGCCATTAAGCAGGGCTGCGTATTTTGAGGCGATGAAACAG
Above is a genomic segment from Flavobacterium album containing:
- a CDS encoding leucine-rich repeat domain-containing protein — protein: MHPLNHSHLPFLNLFFENSKERQPEYITPFGYIIYSELNPAKERVYLIIDISTFEYGKDFRVEIKMLAASEEKFKKYRDDENAIYQYHHNYLGGDTVQMLQDKLGPLAEDETYFVESNYHSHPNPMEHVYKLKAQDYIATLTEWFTANPLNKEYIHRLGNSEEDKEKVLALYNGGISGVLQCINLRDFRSYGYGEPRTSWSENQWFNKDFAALKDIVILSVTNNKSLLPEALDMIQGYPYLVELNLSDNNLDTVPPGLDKLADLKRVTFKHNNFTDMEAFAKLTQVHKLDLTGNFITAIPDDIAKMELLEVLDLSGNKITELPEALLQMKRLKVLNLSNNPLKQLPDWIGQMTGLEELNLQQTQLESLPESFANLKVSGRIYLKKNPFKELPAGLLDMGKVIDLEERNIALYNPKVKKKLASLPTGNIKMNADLNFKLMVVQRLMYEDELLLPKFDVYEFVKNHKGREIDLEEISYEMIPEVKAWFENLDIPLELLWDIKELRADGGDEIYHELIPHWDGEDDVFDVVSAEDVKYFPNLKKVTLMGNNKEVVKFLRENKIKVSFL
- a CDS encoding restriction endonuclease, coding for MKTEIKIILEEGSSNKAQGNCFEDLIRNLLSTHQYKIKQNIRFTGMELDLLAEHRQRKDEILYVECKAKEKVSSIELRTFFANVFHHKADFGYFFRTNELEYDAGGLLVEYRNDERYKNLSFFEPEDIIEMLLNSKMIFEPLQSLKPYTISKKVLVVTYMGDFLIYLINESNLLPTKFIVINAINNEAEVTKNVIDLISSKVSEINKLEQIFITKGYSEPRHNLIESENLIETISEVQESENWYDYLPASSKNKHFVGRDTIRTQILEYFKEIHTNKSHKRIFYLNGKSGWGKSSLLLEIKGRCRNKHYKNKFFTVAIDTRSALSDNFVALSFNKIINSAFEQGFISQNFFNQTIEFTSTTDLLTSDSINEYLKVLKSENKYLVLIFDQFEDVFRKKDLFKSFYKFLSDVSDKKPNIIVGFSWKSEFFIPNDDPAYFYWQQAKEQSREFIIKEFGEKEIDGIIKQLEQSIGKLDREIKNRIKESSQGLPWLTKKLCIHIYEQIQQGLKKDKLIESNLNIKDLFEKDKERIEPDELKGLKLIAQKAYDGEFFEISEVGESIDSKVVDSLLHKRLIIKSGINYNIYWDIFRDYLVTNIIPPIGESFLLRQGVNLCLEVFLLFDKNEKVTIESLHKRHPKKIGKTTLENILIELRNLGLVQKNDEYYSISKGNVAITNDGFILFITQKFQNYTPYLNLKRRNLVFITKDDIVNVLKETFKQEYQDKTWETYALYLISWFLLSEIDIKTKIVEPRKGRGRSRISISTNNALPRMTFNEILKSVDKIPTGIESKAAADLILLGIIDDEKVLTPIGEELKKLNILERAALLRKLAKVIPKMEKIDKILQIHPKITAKQLIEMVGVDFFGGKAKSSKILYASSVMSWLKSK
- the rsmI gene encoding 16S rRNA (cytidine(1402)-2'-O)-methyltransferase, whose product is MSKLYIVPTPIGNLEDMTFRAIKVLKEADLILAEDTRTSAKLLKHFDIGTHMHSHHMHNEHKTVEGIIQRIQNGETIALISDAGTPAISDPGFLLTRACVENNIPVECLPGATAFVPALVNSGLPNEKFVFEGFLPDKKGRQTRFLALAEEPRTMIFYVSPHKLVKTLAEFVQYFGESRPVSVSRELSKLHEETVRGTAAEVLAHFTKKEPKGEIVVVVGGFIGQRKEKN
- a CDS encoding thymidine kinase, with translation MFLENTVNHKEQFGWIEVICGSMFSGKTEELIRRLKRAQFAKQKIEIFKPAIDTRYHEEMVVSHDSNEIRSTPVTSSSMLRILAQGCDVVGIDEAQFFDEEIVAVCNDLANNGIRVIVAGLDMDFKGNPFGPMPALMATAEYVTKVHAVCTRTGNLANYSFRKANNDNLVLLGETEEYEPLSRAAYFEAMKQHSHLTPSSSAPEGGATENTEKL